A single window of Streptomyces xanthii DNA harbors:
- a CDS encoding MFS transporter, producing the protein MTSSPPVPSPVSAAERVPATRFAGLLPTDPQLLRLSLLTLLNAFGRGLFFPVSVLYFTRVVGLGATSVGVGLTIAGLFGIAAGVPAGRASDRWGRRPVLTALWVGCGVMLVAYTVVGSYAAFLATAIGYAALCQASMGVRNALYADVLPPSTRVEGRAHLRMVTNVGMGIGGAFGALALQADSRAGYTVLILVDAVAFTVSALMVLRLPGGAGRRAERDAPEGSRWRAVRDLPYLAVTCSNAVLALQYSLLEVGLPLWIVQHTDAPRWTAALLMILNCVLVALLQVRVTRGVEDLPGAVRAMRRSGLLLALSCAAFACAAGLSPMAALGVLVVGAVVQVLAEVLSAAGGWTVGYGLADARAQGVYQGVFNSGQAAATMAAPALVTVTAIEHGPLGWAVLAVLFVGAGLGMAPAVRRARRDAWRGE; encoded by the coding sequence ATGACCTCGTCACCACCGGTCCCCTCACCCGTGTCCGCCGCCGAACGGGTGCCCGCCACCCGCTTCGCCGGTCTTCTGCCGACCGATCCGCAGCTGCTGCGCCTGTCGTTGCTGACCCTGCTCAACGCCTTCGGGCGGGGCCTGTTCTTCCCGGTCAGTGTCCTGTACTTCACCCGTGTCGTGGGCCTGGGCGCCACGTCGGTGGGGGTCGGCCTCACGATCGCGGGCCTGTTCGGCATCGCGGCCGGGGTGCCCGCCGGTCGGGCCTCGGACCGGTGGGGGCGCCGCCCCGTGCTGACCGCGCTGTGGGTGGGGTGCGGGGTGATGCTGGTCGCGTACACGGTGGTCGGCTCGTACGCCGCGTTCCTGGCGACGGCGATCGGCTACGCGGCGCTGTGCCAGGCGAGCATGGGCGTGCGCAACGCCCTGTACGCGGACGTGCTGCCGCCCTCGACGCGGGTCGAGGGGCGGGCGCATCTGCGGATGGTCACCAATGTGGGCATGGGGATCGGCGGCGCGTTCGGCGCGCTGGCGCTCCAGGCGGACAGCCGCGCCGGGTACACGGTGCTGATCCTGGTGGACGCCGTCGCGTTCACGGTGTCCGCGCTGATGGTGCTGCGGCTGCCGGGCGGCGCGGGACGGCGGGCGGAGCGGGACGCGCCGGAGGGCAGCCGCTGGCGGGCGGTGCGCGATCTGCCGTACCTCGCGGTGACCTGCTCCAATGCCGTACTGGCCTTGCAGTACAGCCTGTTGGAGGTGGGTCTGCCGCTGTGGATCGTGCAGCACACGGACGCGCCGCGCTGGACCGCGGCCCTGCTGATGATCCTCAACTGCGTCCTGGTGGCGCTGCTTCAGGTGCGGGTCACGCGGGGTGTGGAGGACCTGCCGGGCGCGGTGCGGGCGATGCGGCGCTCGGGGCTGCTGCTGGCGCTGTCGTGCGCGGCGTTCGCGTGCGCGGCGGGCCTGTCGCCGATGGCGGCGCTCGGGGTGCTCGTGGTGGGCGCGGTGGTGCAGGTGCTCGCCGAGGTGCTGTCGGCGGCGGGCGGCTGGACGGTCGGCTACGGGCTCGCCGACGCCCGGGCCCAGGGCGTCTACCAGGGTGTGTTCAACTCGGGGCAGGCCGCGGCGACGATGGCGGCGCCCGCCCTGGTGACGGTGACCGCGATCGAGCACGGCCCGCTGGGCTGGGCCGTGCTCGCGGTGCTGTTCGTCGGCGCGGGCCTGGGCATGGCTCCCGCGGTGCGCCGGGCGCGACGGGACGCCTGGCGCGGCGAGTGA
- a CDS encoding TIGR03086 family metal-binding protein — MELRRENVQPHLSECAAESARVAAGVGQSRLGEPSGCGDWDVRTLVNHWVLYGSHGLEHRALRKALPDELTARDFTTDPEWAAAFAAQLDRAVAAWAEPAAWEGEIDLGFAQQAAPEVAALLLLELALHGWDVAHATGQDFKVSDAAGAVILDVVSANAEMYRQYEGFGAAIELPDGASDFTRALALSGRDPR; from the coding sequence ATGGAACTTCGACGCGAGAACGTACAGCCCCATCTGAGCGAGTGTGCCGCCGAGTCCGCCCGCGTCGCGGCCGGTGTCGGGCAGAGCCGGCTCGGGGAGCCGTCCGGCTGCGGCGACTGGGACGTGCGCACCCTGGTCAACCACTGGGTGCTCTACGGCTCCCACGGCCTGGAGCACCGCGCCCTGCGCAAGGCGCTCCCCGACGAGCTGACCGCACGCGACTTCACCACCGACCCCGAGTGGGCGGCGGCCTTCGCCGCCCAGCTCGACCGGGCCGTCGCCGCCTGGGCCGAGCCCGCCGCGTGGGAGGGCGAGATCGACCTCGGCTTCGCCCAGCAGGCCGCCCCCGAGGTCGCCGCCCTGCTCCTGCTCGAACTGGCCCTGCACGGCTGGGACGTGGCCCACGCCACGGGCCAGGACTTCAAGGTCTCCGACGCCGCGGGCGCCGTCATCCTCGACGTCGTCTCCGCGAACGCCGAGATGTACCGCCAGTACGAGGGCTTCGGCGCCGCGATCGAACTGCCCGACGGCGCATCGGACTTCACCCGCGCCCTCGCCCTCAGCGGACGCGACCCGCGCTGA
- a CDS encoding ketopantoate reductase family protein, with translation MRYVIIGAGAVGGAVGGRLAQSGHDVVLVARGPQYEALRTHGLRLRTPDGEHLLRPPVVDGPEALGTLRDDDVLLLAVKTQDSVAAIDAWSGRPVEGGGTAGERLPLVCAQNGVASERFAARAFRRVYAMCVWLPATFLEPGIVRADGTPLTGILHLGGYPAGADDTAREIAAALKRSRLDAPVVADVMRWKYAKLLANLSNAIEALCAERTSDATRALHARARAEGEAVLAAAGIPYASPEEERACRGDRIRLESFDGTPRGGGSSWQSLKRGTGTIEADWLNGEIGRLGREHGIPTPVNDVLGELAGQAARQGRPPGATPVAVLTAAVDARAAR, from the coding sequence ATGCGCTACGTGATCATCGGAGCAGGAGCGGTCGGCGGAGCCGTCGGCGGGCGGCTCGCCCAGTCCGGCCACGACGTCGTACTGGTCGCCCGCGGCCCCCAGTACGAGGCCCTGCGCACCCACGGCCTGCGCCTGCGGACCCCCGACGGCGAGCACCTGCTGCGGCCCCCGGTCGTGGACGGACCCGAGGCCCTCGGCACCCTGCGCGACGACGACGTCCTGCTGCTCGCCGTGAAGACCCAGGACAGCGTCGCCGCGATCGACGCCTGGTCCGGCCGGCCCGTCGAAGGCGGCGGCACCGCGGGCGAGCGGCTCCCGCTCGTGTGCGCGCAGAACGGCGTCGCGAGTGAGCGGTTCGCCGCACGCGCCTTCCGGCGCGTGTACGCGATGTGCGTCTGGCTCCCCGCCACCTTCCTCGAGCCCGGCATCGTCCGCGCCGACGGCACCCCGCTCACCGGCATCCTCCACCTCGGCGGCTACCCGGCGGGCGCCGACGACACCGCGCGGGAGATCGCCGCCGCCCTGAAGCGCTCCCGCCTCGACGCCCCGGTCGTCGCCGACGTCATGCGCTGGAAGTACGCCAAGCTCCTCGCGAACCTCTCCAACGCGATCGAGGCGCTGTGCGCGGAGCGGACCTCCGACGCGACCCGGGCCCTGCACGCGCGGGCCCGCGCCGAGGGCGAGGCCGTCCTCGCCGCCGCCGGCATCCCCTACGCCTCCCCGGAAGAGGAGCGGGCCTGCCGTGGGGACCGGATCCGGCTCGAGTCCTTCGACGGGACCCCGCGCGGCGGCGGCTCCTCCTGGCAGTCGCTGAAACGCGGCACCGGCACGATCGAGGCCGACTGGCTCAACGGCGAGATCGGCCGCCTGGGCAGGGAGCACGGAATCCCCACGCCCGTCAACGACGTGCTCGGCGAACTGGCCGGGCAGGCCGCGCGCCAGGGCCGCCCGCCGGGGGCGACACCGGTCGCCGTACTGACCGCCGCCGTCGACGCGCGGGCCGCCCGCTGA
- a CDS encoding aldo/keto reductase encodes MSASPHPTAPAPHPAPEFFLGGDLPVRRLGYGTVQLAGPGVWGPRGTDAQATAVLRRAVELGVTLVDTADNYGPGLVEERVAAALHPYPKGLVVATKGGVVRTSAEAWHVEGRPERLRAMCEESLRRLRTDRIDLYQLHRFDREVPMAEQLGALRELRDAGKVRHVGLDSVTAEQLRAALDLDIVPIVSVQNRYNVLDRVSEPLLRLCEARGIAFLPWFPLGNGGLTDHPECAAIARDHGATPSQIALAWLLHHSPVLCPTPGTGSVAHLEENLGAAAIRLTVRELARLDALTATP; translated from the coding sequence ATGTCCGCCTCCCCGCACCCCACAGCGCCCGCGCCGCACCCCGCCCCCGAGTTCTTCCTCGGCGGCGATCTGCCCGTGCGGCGGCTCGGGTACGGGACGGTGCAGCTGGCGGGGCCCGGGGTCTGGGGTCCGCGCGGCACCGACGCGCAGGCCACGGCCGTGCTGCGGCGGGCCGTCGAGCTCGGTGTGACGCTGGTCGACACGGCGGACAACTACGGGCCGGGGCTGGTCGAGGAGCGGGTCGCGGCGGCCCTGCACCCGTACCCGAAGGGACTGGTCGTCGCGACGAAGGGCGGCGTGGTGCGGACGTCCGCCGAGGCCTGGCACGTCGAGGGGCGGCCCGAGCGGCTGCGCGCGATGTGCGAGGAGAGCCTGCGGCGGCTGCGCACGGACCGGATCGACCTGTACCAGCTGCACCGCTTCGACCGCGAGGTGCCGATGGCCGAACAGCTGGGCGCGCTGCGGGAGTTGCGGGACGCGGGCAAGGTGCGGCACGTGGGTCTGGACTCGGTGACCGCCGAGCAGCTGCGGGCGGCGCTCGATCTGGACATCGTGCCGATCGTGTCCGTGCAGAACCGCTACAACGTCCTGGACCGGGTGTCGGAGCCGCTGCTGCGGCTGTGCGAGGCGCGGGGCATCGCGTTCCTGCCGTGGTTCCCGCTGGGCAACGGCGGCCTCACCGACCACCCGGAGTGTGCCGCGATCGCGCGGGACCACGGCGCGACGCCGTCGCAGATCGCGCTGGCCTGGCTGCTGCACCACTCCCCCGTGCTGTGTCCGACGCCGGGCACGGGCTCGGTCGCGCACCTGGAGGAGAACCTGGGGGCGGCGGCGATCCGGCTGACGGTGCGGGAGCTGGCCCGGCTGGACGCGCTCACTGCGACGCCGTGA